From Vallitalea longa, one genomic window encodes:
- a CDS encoding M56 family metallopeptidase, protein MKILMDVFITILLTSLIASFTAGIVLCIKYLFGKKLSIKFNQILWIIVLVRFIIPIMPESTFSIYNYFPKTNAIYNTNFIQSEIETEIEDDNNNIEYQQQENHDDDMKLYSQSIYNQQHAENISDIKKENSRHLVLNVLSIIWIIGCSSIIIMAISIYYKMNMKIRSSSTTIRQDKLVNGCKQMIGIKKEVKVCIGDFNYPFITGVIKPKICLPRTIDESINEEQLKHIILHELVHYKRKDLILNVLWIIATSIHWFNPFMWIINRKVKLDTELACDNYLLNFLGENSAISYGMTIINISRLFLVKQNFLGHSCAFATKKNVKRRIEMIKEFKYGNKTTVLTIISGILVAALLLTNPIHAKQNHEQVDSEKYKEKKEFIVYEEYKSYINLEKLINDVDFEFQVPDYMPYDYDWSVTLFSLQDPSRVLLTFVKEPEIRPSLIRLYIAKEDISSEFNVLSREQMQIGEVKGEKIEIKDIPDDLTYTNTYFAFNHEDAYYMLVLSRGRDSITIEEAEQIISSLKKPSDVKNIDYTAMHYKNSENIYDIEDLWKARSVFGYNYKLSEDVPSKKLCDGCFTKDFIKFHYLYGVDFTQSKNAPQEYKDYLVNGYIKDNERVNHKTHWLEIDGKKVLNIEETHSGDFVTYRTNYYYWQEGDIYYTVYIRKETETEKALHEDIIRNFMKAKTVDELYLNESYIEKTVLRAKNLE, encoded by the coding sequence ATGAAAATTTTAATGGATGTATTTATAACTATATTGCTGACATCTTTAATAGCTAGCTTTACTGCTGGTATAGTATTATGCATTAAATATCTTTTTGGTAAAAAACTTAGTATTAAATTCAATCAGATATTATGGATTATTGTACTTGTTAGATTCATAATACCTATCATGCCAGAAAGTACTTTTAGTATATATAACTATTTTCCTAAAACAAATGCTATTTATAATACAAACTTCATTCAATCAGAAATTGAAACGGAAATAGAAGATGATAATAATAATATAGAATATCAGCAACAAGAAAATCATGATGATGACATGAAGCTATATTCACAATCAATATATAACCAACAGCACGCTGAAAATATCTCCGATATAAAAAAAGAAAATAGTAGACATTTAGTTTTAAATGTATTATCAATAATTTGGATTATAGGTTGTAGCAGTATAATAATCATGGCAATAAGTATTTATTATAAGATGAATATGAAAATCAGGTCATCTAGTACAACTATAAGACAGGATAAACTTGTTAATGGTTGCAAACAGATGATAGGTATAAAAAAAGAGGTAAAAGTATGCATTGGAGATTTTAATTATCCCTTTATCACAGGGGTGATTAAGCCTAAAATATGTTTGCCAAGAACTATTGATGAAAGCATAAATGAAGAACAGCTAAAACATATTATATTACATGAACTTGTACATTATAAACGAAAAGATTTGATCTTGAATGTTTTATGGATTATTGCAACTTCAATTCATTGGTTCAATCCATTTATGTGGATAATCAATAGAAAAGTAAAACTAGATACTGAATTAGCTTGTGATAATTATCTTTTGAATTTTTTAGGGGAAAATTCAGCAATATCTTATGGTATGACTATCATAAATATTTCACGTCTATTTTTAGTGAAGCAAAATTTTCTAGGGCATTCATGTGCTTTTGCAACCAAGAAAAATGTAAAAAGGAGAATAGAAATGATAAAAGAATTTAAATATGGTAATAAGACTACGGTTTTAACTATAATAAGCGGTATATTAGTTGCTGCACTCTTATTAACTAATCCTATTCATGCTAAGCAAAATCATGAACAGGTTGATAGTGAGAAATATAAAGAAAAAAAAGAATTTATTGTTTATGAAGAATATAAGAGTTATATTAATCTAGAAAAACTAATTAACGATGTAGATTTTGAATTCCAGGTTCCTGATTATATGCCATACGATTATGATTGGTCAGTAACATTATTTTCATTGCAAGATCCCTCTCGGGTTCTGTTAACATTTGTAAAAGAACCTGAAATAAGACCCAGTCTTATAAGATTATACATAGCTAAAGAGGATATTAGTTCAGAGTTTAATGTATTAAGTAGAGAGCAGATGCAAATTGGAGAAGTAAAAGGTGAAAAAATTGAGATTAAAGATATACCTGATGATTTAACATATACAAATACTTATTTTGCATTTAATCACGAAGATGCTTATTATATGTTAGTTTTATCAAGAGGAAGAGATTCTATAACTATAGAAGAAGCAGAACAAATAATATCATCATTGAAAAAGCCGAGTGATGTCAAAAATATAGATTATACAGCAATGCACTATAAAAACAGTGAAAATATTTACGATATAGAAGATTTATGGAAAGCAAGGTCAGTATTTGGATATAATTACAAGCTATCGGAAGATGTTCCAAGTAAAAAGTTATGTGATGGGTGTTTTACTAAGGATTTCATTAAGTTTCATTATTTATATGGAGTAGATTTTACGCAATCTAAAAATGCTCCACAAGAATATAAAGATTATTTGGTAAATGGATATATTAAAGATAACGAGAGAGTAAATCATAAAACACACTGGTTAGAAATTGATGGAAAAAAAGTGCTTAATATAGAAGAGACACATAGTGGAGATTTTGTAACCTATAGAACAAACTATTATTATTGGCAAGAAGGTGATATCTATTATACAGTTTATATTAGGAAGGAAACTGAAACAGAAAAAGCACTTCATGAAGATATAATAAGAAATTTCATGAAAGCCAAAACAGTAGATGAATTATATCTCAATGAGAGTTATATAGAAAAAACAGTTCTAAGGGCTAAGAACTTAGAGTAA
- a CDS encoding BlaI/MecI/CopY family transcriptional regulator — protein sequence MCIPNISDAELEVMKLIWDDNPITSETIIKELSEKMTWSSGTIRTFINRLLKKEVIGYKRSGRTFFYYPILTKETYIKAENRTFLQRMYNGAVDRLFYHFIEDENLTEEELDKLQQLLIERKEKNDRE from the coding sequence ATGTGTATTCCAAATATATCTGATGCTGAATTAGAGGTAATGAAGCTTATATGGGATGATAATCCAATTACATCAGAGACAATCATTAAAGAACTATCAGAGAAGATGACTTGGAGTTCAGGAACGATTAGAACCTTTATCAATCGCTTGTTAAAAAAAGAAGTAATAGGATACAAACGAAGTGGACGCACTTTTTTTTATTACCCTATACTTACAAAGGAAACTTATATAAAAGCTGAGAACAGAACATTCTTGCAACGTATGTATAATGGCGCTGTTGATCGTCTGTTTTATCATTTCATTGAAGATGAGAATTTGACAGAAGAAGAGCTTGATAAATTACAGCAATTACTTATAGAGAGAAAAGAAAAAAATGATAGAGAATAG
- a CDS encoding DUF4132 domain-containing protein, whose translation MYQSYSDYSKEMFAQLIKEASRISKQLRYDIQIMDITHLHNVEEWVIERNVELVANYPRNKEEVYDNSVIKFYYELMDKKHKKIFDRFIEMLEDRVMFYKYGNVRSYKSSNYYVEIKGICSFALSCVYLQRLNFDVVEYLSGKQYFEEGARIDFIEAAYYGAAINEDDKILDALSKMIYDNEGLIRFSDNIIRGMLLSDSDKAHDMVMDVLSSATRSEGLRQSIVEAIDFSKLSVYKRFLRHIHDQNLIRFSSVKRAFMCYTGIEGMVDDKKAKILEQGIYSCLVDNQLEMYLQSDSTLDLYIGLYAIATERLESALEYIDKNFLDAKNYKKAVMMLFIRKCNMKIHFEYIVNLLENIDDNKILGIILTTVGDQIIFDSDEQKREFIIKLSERLDMMKKNVGSYGILDEEAKQSVQLDDTINYMIGLCDEIHDCYEYAYKHLNRISYIRKIDDMKHPFVRREVIKLIGSNTENHRRFAFNKITEENITLTPEEYKLLADFMKSKRSDTRKYVATLFQKADTEIVINCSLELVRDKNYQKRSGGLSILVENKERILKHEKYNLVEEAIEELDFDVEFAEEVSILKGKQVQLKEVRAIYDENYEPTLKKITYDKKLIKKYLEPDEKNMLKFIKGVVAIYDSVIGKEVEVKQYNGSIEIEKFGYGYFNSFRLNRPYGSKGDISYVDYFFYEELLQLDTIVQCEEIELFKFYLGLLYRNVMGDEYSVKMNKDMFEKLTAKKYYPKLKVIKKYLNNLDPKKREYYLTSCISTLNMLSYYKKDNGTFVETDYSFFFLNAYAYMTVLDEKVLFNRKNGTGFEKSLIDYTLNENNFRERGELVFQLMMHSDKNNRENYLTFGYEYLFKFVELGYLQSDYIFKEFFDFKEFGDYFKTTNSIRIINHVNDKARRKKASELELEIYNKSISSMLEIELERTEKDTLYSGSINAAKSFYGIEVYLKAIYKMGKMPFLRGYSWVEGGKKNTFSHIIYYCEPLESDTQELFNRLVKEYKISDKKLLEAGMYNLKFIDYITNYLGIKGMKKAAYYFKAHMKDRFDEEDQKMIRRYTDLDFDDLNRGQMDIKWFKESYMELGEKNFSLLYDCSKYITSGGNHKRAQYFADAVLGRLDEEEVLERINDKRNQDMVLAYGLLPLKDKNKDTVRRYKRLQAFIKESKQFGAQRKASELSKANIAIQNLSRIFGYGDVNRFIWAMEIEMASEMSEFFDPREIEEIKVWIDVTKPENPNIAVEKNGKMLKKVPAKYNKNEYVKKLKLVKKELKEQYSRTKKSFETAMIDEVRFRYDELIKLKKHPIISHVIDKVLWSCGKSCGFLSDLECDKLMTLDGEIELSGDDELIITHPVTLLEDKTWPDWQNFIMEQEIQQSFKQVFREVYVMTDEEKINDGFTNRFAGYQVEPKQTYGLLKSRDWVINDYDGFEKINHIHDLRIDLYCYADWYTPARIESPTLEKVFFVDNKTGKTKDMNELSNVIFSEVMRDLDLVVSVAYVGGVDVMMNHSTIEMRTRILEYNLSLFKVTNYRIEKHHIVVQGTYGNYSIHLGSGIISMEGKGMLPVFPVHSQQRGHIFLPFVDEDPKTAEIISKVLMLAKDDKIKDPSVLIHLRG comes from the coding sequence ATGTATCAGAGTTATAGTGATTATAGTAAAGAGATGTTTGCTCAATTGATAAAAGAAGCATCACGAATCTCAAAACAACTACGTTACGATATTCAGATAATGGATATTACTCATCTCCATAACGTTGAAGAATGGGTTATTGAGCGTAATGTAGAGTTGGTTGCGAATTATCCTAGAAACAAGGAAGAAGTATATGATAATTCAGTAATAAAGTTTTATTATGAACTTATGGATAAGAAGCATAAAAAAATATTTGATAGATTCATTGAAATGCTGGAAGACCGAGTTATGTTTTATAAATATGGAAATGTGAGGAGTTATAAATCAAGCAACTACTATGTTGAGATTAAGGGAATCTGCAGTTTTGCATTGTCATGCGTCTATTTACAAAGACTCAACTTTGATGTTGTGGAATATTTAAGTGGTAAGCAATATTTTGAAGAAGGAGCAAGAATTGATTTTATTGAGGCAGCATATTATGGGGCTGCAATAAATGAAGATGATAAGATTTTAGATGCGTTATCAAAGATGATTTATGACAATGAAGGTCTGATTCGTTTTTCAGATAATATTATTAGAGGGATGTTGTTATCTGATAGTGATAAGGCCCATGATATGGTAATGGATGTTCTATCAAGTGCAACAAGATCAGAGGGGCTACGACAGTCGATAGTTGAAGCTATTGACTTTTCAAAGCTGAGTGTTTATAAACGTTTTTTAAGACATATTCATGACCAAAACCTCATTCGTTTTTCATCAGTTAAAAGAGCTTTTATGTGTTATACAGGTATTGAGGGTATGGTTGATGATAAAAAAGCAAAAATTCTTGAACAAGGTATATATAGCTGCCTAGTAGATAACCAATTAGAGATGTATCTTCAATCGGATTCAACACTTGATCTGTATATCGGTTTGTATGCAATAGCGACTGAAAGACTTGAAAGTGCTCTTGAATACATAGATAAAAATTTTCTTGACGCTAAGAATTACAAGAAGGCAGTAATGATGCTGTTCATTCGTAAGTGTAATATGAAAATCCATTTTGAATATATTGTTAACTTGCTTGAAAATATTGATGATAATAAAATTCTAGGAATTATCTTGACAACGGTCGGTGATCAGATTATTTTTGATTCTGATGAGCAAAAAAGAGAGTTTATCATTAAATTATCAGAACGACTAGATATGATGAAGAAAAATGTGGGAAGCTATGGAATACTTGATGAAGAAGCAAAACAATCAGTGCAGCTCGATGATACTATTAATTATATGATTGGTCTTTGCGATGAAATTCATGATTGTTACGAGTACGCTTATAAGCACCTGAATAGAATTAGTTACATCCGTAAAATTGATGACATGAAACATCCTTTTGTACGACGTGAAGTTATTAAACTAATCGGATCAAACACAGAGAATCATCGAAGATTTGCTTTTAATAAAATCACAGAGGAAAATATTACACTAACACCAGAAGAATATAAGCTGTTAGCTGATTTTATGAAAAGTAAACGAAGTGATACAAGAAAATATGTAGCAACTTTGTTTCAAAAAGCAGATACAGAGATAGTTATAAACTGTAGTTTGGAATTGGTACGTGATAAGAATTACCAAAAAAGAAGTGGCGGGTTAAGTATTTTGGTAGAAAACAAAGAACGGATTTTAAAACATGAGAAATATAATTTAGTCGAGGAAGCAATCGAGGAACTTGATTTTGATGTAGAATTTGCTGAAGAAGTCTCAATTCTAAAAGGTAAGCAAGTTCAACTTAAGGAAGTTAGAGCAATATATGATGAAAATTACGAACCAACTTTGAAGAAAATTACATATGATAAAAAATTAATTAAAAAATACCTTGAACCAGACGAGAAGAATATGCTGAAATTCATTAAAGGTGTAGTAGCAATATATGATTCAGTTATTGGTAAAGAGGTTGAAGTTAAACAATACAATGGAAGTATTGAAATTGAAAAGTTCGGATATGGTTACTTTAATAGTTTTAGATTAAATAGACCGTATGGCAGTAAAGGGGATATTAGTTATGTAGACTACTTTTTCTATGAAGAATTACTTCAGCTAGATACCATAGTTCAATGCGAAGAAATTGAGTTGTTTAAGTTTTATCTAGGATTGCTGTATAGAAATGTAATGGGTGACGAGTATTCGGTGAAGATGAATAAAGATATGTTTGAGAAATTAACAGCTAAGAAATATTATCCAAAACTTAAGGTGATAAAAAAATATTTAAATAACTTAGATCCAAAAAAGAGAGAATACTATTTGACTAGTTGTATTAGTACTTTGAATATGTTGAGTTATTACAAAAAAGATAATGGAACATTTGTCGAGACTGATTATTCTTTCTTTTTCTTAAATGCATATGCATATATGACAGTACTTGATGAAAAAGTACTATTCAATAGAAAGAATGGTACAGGGTTTGAAAAAAGTTTAATAGACTATACCCTAAATGAAAATAACTTTAGAGAACGAGGGGAATTGGTCTTTCAGTTAATGATGCATTCTGATAAGAATAATCGAGAAAATTATTTGACTTTTGGTTATGAGTATCTATTTAAGTTTGTTGAATTGGGTTATCTTCAGTCTGACTATATATTCAAGGAGTTTTTTGATTTCAAGGAATTTGGAGATTACTTCAAAACAACAAACTCCATAAGAATTATTAATCATGTAAATGATAAAGCACGAAGGAAAAAGGCTAGTGAGTTAGAACTTGAAATCTATAATAAAAGTATTAGTTCTATGCTTGAAATAGAGTTGGAACGTACAGAAAAGGATACATTGTATTCAGGTTCCATTAATGCAGCTAAATCATTTTATGGAATAGAAGTATACTTAAAGGCAATTTACAAAATGGGTAAAATGCCATTTCTTCGAGGCTACTCATGGGTAGAAGGTGGTAAGAAGAACACATTTTCTCATATTATTTATTACTGTGAACCCCTTGAAAGTGATACTCAAGAGTTATTTAATCGTCTAGTTAAGGAATATAAAATTAGTGATAAAAAACTTTTAGAAGCAGGTATGTATAACTTGAAGTTTATTGACTATATTACAAATTATTTAGGAATAAAAGGTATGAAGAAGGCTGCTTATTATTTTAAAGCACATATGAAAGATCGTTTTGATGAAGAAGATCAAAAAATGATAAGACGCTATACGGATCTTGATTTTGATGATCTTAATCGTGGTCAAATGGATATTAAGTGGTTTAAAGAAAGTTATATGGAACTCGGTGAAAAGAATTTTTCCTTGCTTTATGATTGTTCAAAGTATATTACTTCTGGAGGAAATCATAAAAGAGCACAATATTTTGCTGATGCAGTTCTAGGTAGACTTGATGAGGAAGAAGTTCTTGAAAGAATAAATGATAAACGAAATCAGGATATGGTTCTAGCATATGGTCTTTTACCACTAAAGGACAAGAATAAGGATACAGTTAGACGATATAAAAGACTGCAGGCATTTATTAAAGAAAGTAAGCAGTTTGGAGCCCAAAGAAAGGCAAGTGAGCTTTCAAAAGCGAATATTGCTATTCAGAACCTTTCAAGAATTTTTGGTTATGGCGATGTAAATAGATTTATCTGGGCTATGGAAATAGAAATGGCTTCAGAAATGAGTGAGTTTTTTGACCCTAGAGAGATAGAAGAGATAAAAGTATGGATTGATGTTACTAAGCCAGAGAATCCAAATATAGCTGTAGAAAAAAATGGTAAGATGCTAAAAAAAGTACCAGCGAAATATAATAAGAATGAATATGTTAAAAAACTTAAGTTAGTTAAAAAGGAACTTAAAGAGCAGTATAGCAGAACAAAAAAATCTTTTGAAACTGCAATGATTGATGAAGTTAGATTTAGATATGATGAACTGATAAAACTTAAGAAACATCCAATTATTAGTCATGTAATAGATAAGGTATTATGGAGTTGTGGCAAATCATGTGGATTCCTAAGTGACTTAGAATGTGATAAGTTGATGACACTTGATGGTGAGATTGAGTTATCTGGAGATGATGAATTAATTATAACCCATCCTGTTACATTACTTGAAGATAAAACTTGGCCAGACTGGCAAAACTTTATTATGGAACAAGAGATTCAACAGTCTTTTAAACAGGTGTTTAGAGAAGTTTATGTGATGACAGACGAAGAGAAAATAAATGATGGTTTTACAAATAGGTTTGCTGGATATCAGGTGGAGCCAAAACAGACTTATGGTTTGCTCAAGTCTCGAGATTGGGTTATTAATGATTATGATGGATTCGAGAAAATCAACCATATCCATGATCTGCGTATTGACTTATACTGTTATGCAGATTGGTATACACCGGCACGTATTGAGAGTCCAACTTTAGAGAAAGTATTTTTTGTGGATAATAAAACGGGCAAGACGAAGGATATGAATGAGCTTTCTAATGTGATTTTTTCAGAGGTTATGCGTGATTTGGATCTTGTTGTAAGTGTGGCATATGTTGGTGGAGTTGATGTTATGATGAACCACTCTACTATAGAAATGAGAACACGAATTTTAGAATATAATTTAAGTCTATTCAAAGTGACGAATTATAGAATTGAGAAACATCATATAGTTGTTCAAGGAACGTATGGAAATTATTCAATTCATTTAGGGTCAGGAATAATTTCCATGGAAGGAAAAGGAATGCTTCCGGTATTTCCAGTGCATTCACAACAACGTGGTCACATATTTTTACCGTTTGTAGATGAAGATCCAAAAACTGCTGAGATAATAAGTAAAGTTTTAATGCTGGCAAAAGATGATAAGATTAAGGACCCTAGTGTATTGATACACTTGAGAGGATAG
- a CDS encoding carbohydrate-binding protein, which translates to MKLFRNSLCFMICFIITATMVLITGATNVQASEEPVQLCHARYCIFSADGSTGHYEGNIAVKNLDPNKKVTVHYCYNYNQNNWKDVSAKYVKTTSDGYEIWHFETPCYYYAPCIFAIKCESNGQIYWDNNNGNNYTVTRDVLLAKDSILNLNNQYNANQTYDRIESINGYIALKNLSSEKNVRVRITEDNWQTYTDIDAEYHSSQGNSNIEYWYYDYETKTTPKNVQFAVYYEVNGITYWDNNGGSNYFLGFR; encoded by the coding sequence ATGAAATTATTCAGAAATTCATTATGTTTTATGATATGTTTTATCATAACTGCTACTATGGTTTTAATTACAGGCGCTACCAACGTACAAGCCTCAGAAGAACCAGTCCAATTATGTCATGCAAGATACTGTATCTTTTCAGCTGACGGTTCAACAGGTCATTATGAAGGTAATATTGCAGTTAAAAATCTAGACCCTAATAAAAAAGTTACTGTTCATTATTGTTATAACTATAATCAAAACAATTGGAAAGATGTATCTGCAAAATACGTTAAGACAACTTCAGATGGTTACGAAATCTGGCATTTCGAGACACCTTGTTATTATTATGCTCCTTGTATTTTTGCTATAAAATGTGAATCCAATGGTCAAATTTATTGGGATAATAATAATGGGAATAATTATACTGTAACAAGAGATGTCCTTCTTGCTAAAGATTCAATATTAAATCTAAATAACCAATATAATGCTAATCAAACATATGATAGAATCGAATCAATTAATGGATATATTGCATTAAAGAATTTATCATCAGAAAAAAACGTTAGAGTTAGAATTACTGAAGATAATTGGCAGACTTATACAGATATTGATGCTGAATATCATTCTTCTCAAGGAAACAGTAATATAGAATATTGGTATTATGACTATGAAACAAAGACTACTCCAAAAAATGTACAATTCGCTGTATATTACGAAGTAAATGGAATTACATATTGGGATAATAATGGTGGTTCTAATTATTTTCTAGGTTTCAGATAA
- a CDS encoding ABC transporter ATP-binding protein, translating into MFREMLKLLTKTGKRDLIISSVFFALYGLSSIAMIVIVFSILFQIFDGTSIESLYEYFIAIALLVVFKGICNMVADMKKHSAGFDIVQQIRERMIIKLKKFSLGFYTNERLGEINTILHNDVDNMSLVVGHMWSRMFGDFLIGVVVFIGLASLNFKLALIMAVSVPIALVFLYMTIKQSKNIENQNNLALLDMVSLFVEYVRGIPVLKSFSNNKSLDNELMNKTKKFGETSKASSRFKAKQLSIFGFLLDLGYLVLLVSGVVLVIKGNLDVFHFIIFAVISKEFYKPFASMEQHYMYYISAVDSYERLSRILYADVIPERSDGIIPKDNDIAFNKIDFSYEKDEFKMKNLSFSIDGNTMTALVGESGSGKTTITNLLLRFYDVKNGSITIGGIDVKDIPYDDLLDRISIVMQNVQLFDNTIEENIRVGKKGATREEIIEAAKKARIHDFIMTLPKAYETDIGENGGILSGGQRQRISIARAFLKDAPILILDEMTSNVDPVNESLIQNAITELAKNRTVLVVAHHLKTIQKADQILVFQKGKLLEKGKHKELLETEGYYTKLWKAQYEV; encoded by the coding sequence ATGTTTAGAGAAATGTTAAAACTACTCACAAAAACTGGCAAGAGGGATTTGATTATATCAAGTGTATTTTTTGCTCTTTATGGATTAAGTTCCATAGCCATGATTGTTATCGTGTTTTCTATACTTTTTCAAATATTTGATGGAACAAGTATAGAGAGTCTATATGAATATTTTATTGCGATCGCACTGTTGGTTGTATTCAAGGGAATTTGCAATATGGTAGCAGATATGAAGAAACATAGTGCAGGTTTTGATATTGTGCAGCAAATCAGAGAACGTATGATTATAAAACTGAAAAAATTCAGTTTAGGGTTTTATACCAATGAAAGACTGGGAGAAATCAATACAATTTTGCATAATGATGTCGATAATATGTCTTTAGTTGTAGGGCATATGTGGTCAAGAATGTTTGGAGATTTCCTAATAGGAGTAGTGGTATTTATCGGACTTGCAAGTCTTAATTTTAAGTTGGCTTTGATAATGGCTGTGTCTGTTCCGATTGCACTTGTATTTCTATATATGACTATCAAGCAGTCTAAAAATATAGAAAATCAAAACAACTTAGCACTCCTTGATATGGTTAGTCTTTTTGTTGAGTATGTAAGAGGAATCCCTGTATTAAAAAGTTTTTCAAATAATAAAAGCTTAGATAATGAACTGATGAATAAAACAAAAAAGTTTGGAGAAACAAGCAAAGCTTCTTCAAGATTTAAGGCAAAGCAGCTATCCATATTTGGCTTTTTACTTGATCTTGGCTATTTGGTTCTTTTGGTTTCAGGAGTTGTATTAGTTATAAAAGGAAACCTCGATGTGTTTCACTTTATTATTTTCGCAGTTATATCAAAGGAATTTTACAAGCCATTTGCTTCTATGGAACAACACTATATGTATTATATTTCAGCAGTAGATAGTTATGAAAGACTTTCAAGAATTTTGTATGCAGATGTTATACCTGAAAGAAGCGACGGAATTATTCCAAAAGACAATGATATAGCATTTAACAAAATAGATTTTTCATACGAAAAAGATGAGTTCAAAATGAAAAATTTAAGTTTTTCCATTGATGGAAATACAATGACAGCTCTTGTTGGGGAATCTGGCTCAGGTAAAACTACCATCACAAACTTGCTTCTTAGATTTTATGATGTAAAAAATGGAAGTATTACCATCGGTGGGATTGATGTAAAAGATATTCCTTACGATGACCTTTTAGATCGTATCAGCATTGTGATGCAAAATGTTCAGTTATTTGATAATACTATTGAAGAAAATATCAGAGTAGGAAAAAAAGGAGCAACAAGAGAAGAAATAATTGAAGCTGCTAAGAAAGCAAGAATACATGATTTTATTATGACATTGCCAAAGGCTTACGAAACAGATATTGGGGAAAACGGAGGAATATTATCCGGAGGGCAAAGGCAAAGAATTTCTATTGCAAGAGCATTCCTGAAAGACGCACCGATTTTAATTCTTGATGAAATGACAAGTAATGTTGACCCTGTTAATGAATCTTTAATACAAAATGCTATTACAGAGCTTGCTAAAAATCGAACAGTGCTTGTAGTAGCCCATCACTTAAAGACCATTCAAAAAGCAGACCAGATACTTGTATTTCAAAAAGGAAAACTTCTTGAAAAAGGAAAGCACAAGGAACTTTTGGAAACAGAAGGGTACTATACAAAATTGTGGAAAGCACAGTATGAGGTGTAG
- a CDS encoding ATP-binding protein, whose product MLKEFTKLGNDGKFYTKSEYPEFVWKEIIVNVVCHRDYSIKGTDIQIKMFDDILVVESPGTLPGLVRLDNMRNIHFSRNPKIAGFLKDHTYVKEFGEGVDRMFIEMEAIGLTAPKYEKVAFMTRVTVKNSAETYEPINEPINELINLSNTEQTIMNAITRNPKISKPKISKVYSISEATVKRTIDSLKKRGLINRIGSNKGGYWKIVKK is encoded by the coding sequence TTGTTAAAGGAATTTACCAAACTAGGTAATGATGGTAAGTTCTATACAAAATCTGAATACCCAGAATTCGTGTGGAAGGAAATTATAGTAAATGTAGTTTGTCATCGTGATTACAGTATTAAAGGAACTGATATACAAATAAAAATGTTTGATGATATACTAGTAGTAGAAAGCCCTGGAACATTACCCGGATTGGTAAGGCTAGACAATATGAGGAATATTCATTTTTCAAGAAATCCAAAGATAGCAGGCTTTTTAAAAGACCATACCTATGTAAAAGAATTTGGTGAAGGTGTAGACAGGATGTTTATTGAAATGGAAGCAATTGGATTGACAGCACCTAAATATGAAAAAGTTGCTTTTATGACAAGAGTTACTGTTAAAAATAGTGCTGAAACTTATGAGCCGATAAATGAGCCGATAAATGAGCTGATAAATTTATCAAACACAGAGCAAACAATAATGAATGCAATTACAAGAAATCCAAAGATAAGCAAGCCTAAAATAAGTAAAGTATATAGTATTTCTGAAGCAACAGTAAAAAGAACTATTGATTCTTTAAAGAAAAGAGGATTAATTAATCGGATAGGTTCAAACAAAGGTGGATATTGGAAAATAGTAAAGAAATGA